The Raphanus sativus cultivar WK10039 chromosome 6, ASM80110v3, whole genome shotgun sequence sequence CGTTGAAGGATAAGAGAGCGGTTAGAGAAGAGATAAGTGTCTTCTGCGAAAGGATTGGTGTTACTCGTTATCTTTTCAAGACTTGGGTTAACAATAACAAAAAGTTTTATCACTAATCTAACTACATCATTAATTAATAGTAGCATAATTCTAGTTCCATTTCATTTTCACTTCTACTGTTGTTCTTCATGTAATCTTTAATGTTCTTATTTTAATGGAATAGCCTGTTACTATTACTAGGGGTttattgtgtgtgtttttatttaatgatgTCCTTAATTACTACTGGCTCCTTCACTCCTTAATTGTCTTTATTAATCTTACTTTTACGTCGGtgggttttgagttttgacaaGACAACTAGCTGACGCTTAATTTATGGCCACCACTGCTAACCAATCAGAATATTATgcgaaattaattttttaagtaGTTGACATGAACTGTGGACTAATAATTTAGTAACAGCGACGGACATTGAGAAACAATAAATACGTGTATTTGCTTTTTTCACAAaaatgcatattttttttttacaacgagctatttaaaataatcattacAACGAACTATTACTACACATCTTATTTAAAAACTTcgaaattaaataatgaaaagacAACTGGATAAGGAGATAACTCAACATTGAATTTATCTCATTATTTTGAGATTTGTTACTAAAGATTGTAATGACGTCATCAATTCAATATATTGTAATAGTTCTTtagaaaataatcattttaaaataaattatataaaaatacttttGTGTTGGTAAAAACCATATACTTGTTaaccaaagagaaaaaaatatatagttcaaattatcaataaaattttgaaaatattcgtAAATTCTCCTTCATGTTGAATGTAACTTGCTAAGAAACAATAAAACAGCTATATTCGTTGACTAAAAATAAAGTAATCCACAGAAGATGAATATCTCAGTTATGGTCCCAGAAGGACTATAGACTTTTATTGGACACTTCAAACCcaataagaatttttttgagaaagctTATTAAGTGATTTATTGGGCACTTCAAGcccaataaaaacttttttgagAAAGCTTATTAagtgatttttaaattaaaaagactCACAGACCTCTAAACAGAGAGAAGATAAGCAGTGCTATGTAATCAAAAGAACATCTCTCAATATCTGCATATGGTGAGCAAACAAGGAGCACCATATACACACACATTCACACAAATTCACCAACACACCAGAAGAGAAAGAGACATTATAGAAAGACTATAAGAACATAACATCCATCAGTTTCTACTCTTCTACTATTAATATCCTAAAGTCAGTCACCAAAAGTCAACTCAAAGTGTCacactcacacacacacacacacacacacacacataacaGTCATTAATTTGTCTACAAATTATACTCCTCCTTTTGATCACATTCATCTCTAACATCCCAACTCCTACTCCGTTAACCGGTGCAACAGACACTCAGTTATGTAACGGTGAATCTGGTTCAGAGTAAGTGTACGTAGAGACTGAATCTTCCTTCGGTATAGCCACAAAGTTCAAAGGAGCTGTTGAGAGTTTTCTCACTTCCTTGAAGTATCCGTTTTGgccatgatgatgatgacctGAGTAAGATCTTGGTGTCATCATAACGTCGCTATTTGCTGTGCCTGCTGAGTTTCTGCGTGGTGTAGGAGGCATAGATACATTCCCACTGCTGTAACCATTGACCTTTCTTATGCTGTTGCTTCTTCTTGGACTCGGTTTTGATCCATAGATGGATTCCCTCCTGTTTAATAACAGATCCTGCATCTTCTTCTGATCCTACAGAGAGAGACGATGACAAAAGCTTCGTTATAACAATCCAAGccatataataaaacattaacaCGGTCATGTAAAAAGAGATTAATTATGACAAACCCTGTAACGTTTCTTTTCCTCTTCTTGTTGTTTCCTTGTCAGTTTATAATCTTCAAGTATGGATACCAATCGAACCTGATGGAGGAAACAAGTAACCATAGTCAAAGGACAGAAGAACCTTTCAATTCAAGAATGTGACTACTTTTTTAACTTACACCATCATATAGAAACGACTTGTGTGTTTGATCCTCCCATAAAAGCGTCTTCTTGATGAGATTGTCAACCATTGCTacataataaaacaataataagCTTAAAGATTCTCATCTGAAAGTAGTGGTGGGACAAGATGAGACAAGAACACATACAGGGAATCTTGTTTACTGTAACCCGAGCTCGTTCAGCATGCTTTAAGTTAACATGTCCTCCTCTTCCAGCGCTGTAGCGGTTCTCATCCTGAAACCAAACAAGATGCTTATTTACTCAGTTACTACACACTTCAACAAAACAAGCGTTTCAAGAAACTTCTCTTACCTGGTTGTATTCTTCTAGCCAGTTTTCTTCTTCACAAGCAGATAGCCAACGGTCAATCCTATCAATAATCTCTTTCCGGCTCTGTGCCTCTTCTTTGATTCTCTTTATCTGCGCTTCCATGTTAGCAAGAAGCTCTGAAGGGTCCACTAACCCTGAAGAAAACGTCAGGATCAGCAAAGAGAACCAGCTACTTATTATTTGTGAGGATAATAACAAATAACTTTTTTACCAGAATCAATCAAAGCAGTTGATTTCTCGAGAGATGTGCTTGTGTCAGGTTCAATGTGAGCCAATCTGCAAAGATTCTCTAACTCAGACCTTCTTTTCATCACCAGCTCCTTCATTCTACTAGATTTCAGCTTGTTGAAACGGTCTACTTCTGCAGATACCTAATAACATAGAAGGTTGAGAGACTAATGACACTTTAAAAGTtggtaaaaagaaaatagtaaaccTGTTCAATTGTTTCAGTAGAAAGGATGTTTGGCTCTGTGGCATCAGATTCAGGTGATCTCACAACAGAACTGACTCTTGCAAATTTCATTCTCTCTTCTTGAGGTGTGTCCATTAGATTCCATAGCTCCAAAAGTGACCCCACTACATCCTtcaactgcaaaaaaaaaaacaaaaaaggttaAAATCCACAATACACCCTGACAATGTTTTATGTATCTAAAACCTTTTGAAAGCGGAGTCTCCTCTCAGTTTTCAGCTTTTCAATCATGTGCTGTAGACCATTCAAAGTAGTATCGCTGATGTTTGTAGACAGCTCGTGGTTAGTCCTATGTAAGCTCGGGTGAACCTCACTAACAGTCTGACAAAAGTCAACTCCAAGAACACCGCATAGAGCGTGCACCTCATTCACATAATCCAACACCTTGTTTAGACGATCCGCCtggcattaaaaaaaaacaaatgagtCACAGTAACATCTTGTTTTTATGTAAATCTCAAAACAATCTTCAAAACACCTTCTCCTTCTGGAGCGAGCGGAGATGTGTTTGATACTCATTAAGTCTCCGAAGAGTCAAGtcttgatcatcatcatcaagagtCAAAGAAGCAATCATGGCATTCTTGTTGTAACCAGAGATTTCACCGCTCATCTTCTCAATCTGCGCCTTTACATCCACAAACTGCTTCACTCTTTCATCTCTCTGAAGACTCAGATCCTCAAGCAGAGGCCTCACATAGCCAAGCTTTTCTTTCAATGATTTTGAACCTTTCTCTTTGATCTACAAcaacccaaaaataaaatcaaaatcaaaactttccCTTTTTGTTTCCAAGATAGTAGAGAGTCATAAACTTGGACATACCGGTGAATGGATGTTCAAGACTCCAAGAGCAGCCATTATAGAAGCAACCTCAGCTTCAATTGATACAAGTGACTGATGAAGCTGTGCCTTAGAATTTGCAGCTTCATCAACTTTTCTTCTGTAGATTTCTAGACACTCCTTCTCCAACTCCATTAGCATCCGGTCTTTCTCAGCATCACTCTCACCAATATCAACCCATATCTTCTGCTCCataccccaaaaaaaaaaacaaaaaaaaaacagagttctTACAGATACATGTAGAAGAGAAAAGGTAAAGACTTTATCCTAATGTTTTGAATAGTACACAGAACCCTAAACTCTAGAAGGAGAGACAAAGTTCACAGTAACCCTTAAAGCTATGGAGCCTAAAAAAAGGTGAAGACTTTTATCCCCCATAGAAACAGAGAAGAGAGGTTGAAGAAGAAACCTGAAGCTCTCGAAGCAGAGCATTGCAAGTAGTGTTTGTACGGAAACAGAGACTAGTGGGGCTTCCAATCTCAAGCATTTCACCGAGTTTTGTTTTACTTCTCCCTCTCAAAAGTTAGAATCTTGATTCTTGAACCAGAACAGAGGTAGAGAGCAGAGCTTGTGACAACAATGGCtgcttagaaaaaaaaacaaaagaaacaaaaactgCTCAGCAGAGTTAACAACAAGTGTCAGATCTGAAGCTCttaaatatagaaaaaggtTTCTCATTACTTTTACAGAGAGGAGAAAGATTGATCAGCGGAGAGCATAGAGTTCCGAGCTAAAGTTGcaggaaaagagaaagagattaTGTTGAAGAAtgtataaagaaaaagaagttttttttttctttaatgagCAAAAAACTGAGCTTCTTTTTGTCATATTGCATAAATGTAGAGTTAATTTCTTGGCCGTtacttaaaatgtttatttaatatCCTGTTATGTTACACGAAAAAGTACGAGAAAATTGAGTGCAGGCGCTTACGGTGAGCGCGTGGCTTTTAAAGGCAAGCCAAttggaaagaaaaaagaatgagATTTGGCTTCTTTAATGAGATGTTTAAAGTATAGTGTATAGTGTGATcatagtatatataatatgcataCGTTGTATGATTTGAGCTGTTACTGGAATACGCCAGTCGTGGACCAACCAACAAAGATTCTTTTTAGACCAAGATATATTAAGTTAGTACATTCATATGATTAAAATGGTAGGAATTATAAACTAGTTGATTTTATATGCAAAACAATGGTAATGAATAGACTAATACCGACATTGCAATGAGCTTTGTTATCATGAGAAGAAAAAGTTAAAGCACTTGCAAacataaattctttttttggtGTATGGAGCTTGGCATTAATgtaaaagttgtaatgttttttCAACAAGAAAAATATGCCAAAGGGGAGGATGTGGTGGTGGCCAATGTCACACCACTCCACTAGTTTCATTAAGAAGTTGAAAATCTTATATTCTCTTTATTAAATCAGCACAAAGTTACAATCCTATCCAAACCTTTCATTATTGCACTCCACAACTACTAATCAATCAAATATGCAATTATTATGACATTATTTATATTGTGATGTTTGTTGTTTGTATTTTAACCATACTGATTTTCTAACAGATCAGTGTACAGAGAAGtcaattttcaataaattagGGTGGGTGCTGATAAAAAAAGAAGCCAAGATCATTTTGGTTAACAGCAAAAAAGGCGACCAGTACTGGTAAAAACTTGAATTATTAGCCGACTATTTAAGTTCTAACCACCCCAGATATGAATTTATAAGTTTAATGCGTTATACAATAATCTTGTCTTCACGCATCAATAATAAACTAACTATGGGTGTGATTGAAAAGTCTAAGTTACAGTAAATATCTGAGAGTAAAACATTTTTCAGCCTAGTTGCGCTTATTTCCAATCATGTAAAAGGTGAGAAAAAATGTTTTACTCCAGATTAGGCTAAAGTTGTTTGTCTTTTAGGGTGTGATTGGTTACAAATGAAGTAATTGggtgaaaaataaaagagaaaataaaaaatggtgAAAATGTGTTGCGTTGGATTCCACTCCATTTTAGTAGAGAAATGATTCACCAAAATCAATACACTTTTATCTTATTTGCATTTTCACCTGATTGGTGAAGAAAAGTTGGAATGGGAGTAAAAATCAAATCTAGAGTAAagttttactctataaatgCTATACAATCATACCCTTAGTGTCTTTAAGAACAAACATTTTCTCCATCTTTATTATATGAAACCCAGGGCAacaactttttcattttttactctagtttacttttttttccaCCCTATTACTCCATTTTACTCTAGTGAGACCATCTTTATACCTAAAATCCATTAAAGGTttcttaacttttttatatttttttgtctgattaaaacaaaattaaaaaattaaaaagccACCAAGATTGATCCTTATTTGATATGTTTTGTGACCGGTTTTTGTGTTTTTGGTAGAGTCCAAATACGAAAAATGACTAAGAAATCCTCTTGTATACTGGATTAATGGTGCTCTAAGTTACCAATCACATCATATATGTAAAGATAAACAATGGAGTTTTTAGTAAAAACATAAGATCGACAATGTAATGGTACTCTCTAGGGAGTTTTTAGTAAAAACATAAGATCGACAATGTAATGGTACTCTCTAGATGCTTTCCACGACATCATTGATTTTTATATAGGTAAATTCACATCaatcaaactttatttatttttttaaattatctcttgaaataatctaatttttgaaataatcaTAGCTGTTAATATAATCTACAATTTCTCCGTATTTCACTACAACATCAGAAAATCCATACATCTCCAAAAACAGTTTTAACTGCTCTCAAAATTTGATTGGGTTTTTCGAACTTTGATTTTGATTTCTCTGAGTTTTTTCGAACACCATATTTTAGGAATACAAATGAAACTTTTTTAtgagtttcttctttctttaacCACGTCTATCATTCGTcatgttttagttatttttgtttatcaGTTTACCGTCGAGATTTTTTCCAGTTGTAACCGAATTAGCCCGGTagacttttaattttaatataagcTTAAAAACTACAGCTTACAAATACTTAGTCAAATATCCACAACAATATTTGGATTTTCCGTAAAGTTCTACTGaaacaaaatctaaaaccaCAACAAGAATCATACAGATTTTTTACagcaaaatttttaaaactataactGTTATCAATCGGACCCTAAAGATTGTGTTTGTGAGTTTGCGTCTTGTTTCATGGAGCTTATTGAACTCTTAACATATTTCGAGGATTTCTTCAATGGCTCTTTGAACTTTAATTTATCTGATGGGCGATTAAAAAACACTGAGTATGGATTCTACATTAAAGAAACACCAAGGAAATGAAAGATTATGTTctctcatatactatttaatttGAAGGGTTAAGACTTGAGATAAGTTAAACTAAAATGGGCGTGTGGTCGACCCCACATGTCCGGATACTAATTGCTTATATCGAATATTATATAGATTAGATCCAACTAATACAAGAAGTTAAAGATGTAATCATGTAAATGAAAAACTGAAAATGAATTATTAGTGGAAAGAGAAAAGGATAAAATGTGATCATCACAAAAGCACAAGGGGTTTGATTAGAGAAAGATATGAATATATGCATCATTTCTCAAatggctcctcctcctcctacacTACCTTTTATGCTACTTGTCTTTGTTTACACTTGTTTTGATTTCACACAATTGTAAGAAGATTAGTGCCAAACTAATGATCATTATTATACAATTCTAGatatttaacagaaaaaatctAGATATTTAAGAAGACCACAAACCAATGCCATTGAGGAAATCATGTTGTACTTGACATGGTCCAAGTTATAGATATGTAGAATTCTACTCGCTAAATCACTCGGAGAAGAATCCTCTTGATATCAATGAGTAGCTGACAACATAATTCAGTTTCATTTGGAAGcattatatttacatttcatcatGTACACACAGACTAATCCACACACGTGTAACCTGAAAAAGAGCTTACGTTTTGTTAACGTAAAGACACATACAGCACATggatctaatatatatatagtcatataTTGCATCGAGGAAGACGCAGTGGTTGTTGAATAAAATGATTTAGGCATTACATCACTACATCAGCAAACCCAGCACTGTTTCAATAATTTTTGTGTTAGGTGCATGCAAGATATGTCGAATACAGCTAGAGGATTCCACGAAAACTTTTGACTCAAAAAAGAAAATGCTGACAATTTGACCTAACTTCAGAAACAGACAATAGACATGTCTCTATCCATACCGTCCGGTTTGAGACTTTGCTTAACCGGACTGACGTTACACGGCACTGTCCAGGACCACCATATAGATTCAATGGAGATTCAAGGCACATATACAAGTCAACCTTGCACACTGCACCAAAATGATGTCTGTTTCTCCGGACTCCTTTATGCATCTTCTTTTTAGTAGTCTGAAGCCCAC is a genomic window containing:
- the LOC108813576 gene encoding 65-kDa microtubule-associated protein 7 encodes the protein MLEIGSPTSLCFRTNTTCNALLRELQKIWVDIGESDAEKDRMLMELEKECLEIYRRKVDEAANSKAQLHQSLVSIEAEVASIMAALGVLNIHSPIKEKGSKSLKEKLGYVRPLLEDLSLQRDERVKQFVDVKAQIEKMSGEISGYNKNAMIASLTLDDDDQDLTLRRLNEYQTHLRSLQKEKADRLNKVLDYVNEVHALCGVLGVDFCQTVSEVHPSLHRTNHELSTNISDTTLNGLQHMIEKLKTERRLRFQKLKDVVGSLLELWNLMDTPQEERMKFARVSSVVRSPESDATEPNILSTETIEQVSAEVDRFNKLKSSRMKELVMKRRSELENLCRLAHIEPDTSTSLEKSTALIDSGLVDPSELLANMEAQIKRIKEEAQSRKEIIDRIDRWLSACEEENWLEEYNQDENRYSAGRGGHVNLKHAERARVTVNKIPSMVDNLIKKTLLWEDQTHKSFLYDGVRLVSILEDYKLTRKQQEEEKKRYRDQKKMQDLLLNRRESIYGSKPSPRRSNSIRKVNGYSSGNVSMPPTPRRNSAGTANSDVMMTPRSYSGHHHHGQNGYFKEVRKLSTAPLNFVAIPKEDSVSTYTYSEPDSPLHN